A section of the Bifidobacterium sp. ESL0728 genome encodes:
- a CDS encoding transglutaminaseTgpA domain-containing protein: MSGTNPMSNSFDQAINPTGRPNPSRPNGPAAASVSASAADDLPDFTGTTNATGTWASTTRTPIALTATSDGQRQIFVTVRRPWATASIGALLVLLTVCLNSANLIDVYGNVLVWAMAAIPAAALGALIALAGVNPALKLWWQIVFLVLSQFLIGPIIALNDTTIAHIVPSLNTITQGFTQTFGAFKYVIAVIPPLGNANGSLMALWTLNLWTAFLAGVFAVSASNKINLITIFPLALNLAVSALLGTAYGTLRPVCSIIAMLALVIWLAWRWQSLDIRRPVSMIIIVILAVGLAFGATLIVPQHRLTLRDRYNPPLDPHQYTSPLSDMRSYVKYHKKETLLSVSGLPAGTPVRLAVMDRFDGNVWNLSDSTDASDSSDYRKIGSGIANSTQGEHFKATFKVHKGFSEQWLPLAGDATSIGMNTQDFYYNMGTHSAIVPNTALGGQTYTESGVIADLPSQQQIVHAHAERITQPEARDIPDSASKLAPGLTGKQSSDGATAQTLATALKTKGWFSHGLAGDYPSLPGHGNFRIDSMLGGTAMVGDSEQYASAMAMMARELNLPSRVVLGFIPKDKDGNITKSRTTHAKNGVSETNFTGNDIEAWVEINFKDYGWVPFYPTPKETKIPNKNQDLTPPNPKTLVRQPPVPLVDPLHDQNQARDQSSLDGADAGDQNGNATLMRILEITEKVAIYGSPLWTILIICGLILLIKAIQLAVMARRGSSEQRIASGWKAIDMLADQSGIKTSGTRRHQVAQIDKALKEATQGTTGASTAAAPAMSPVAQQTAATTRKAQKAAKKAAKKAAKARKKKSSKGRPIDLDQLKLLSREADWVAFSGKKPEEEACKDYWKRVKAMRKAILADQPRMRRLRTRLSLKDVFHMPHLNLKRFKKAGSSSAAGGSGPVKRSDSARASNAKARKAGKSIKNGKKRPGKTSNANATKGASILTDMHSKRKSTARKGR; the protein is encoded by the coding sequence ATGAGCGGCACCAATCCTATGAGCAATTCCTTTGATCAGGCGATCAATCCGACAGGCCGACCGAACCCAAGCCGACCAAACGGACCCGCTGCCGCATCCGTCTCCGCTTCGGCCGCAGACGACCTGCCCGATTTCACCGGCACCACCAACGCCACCGGCACATGGGCGAGTACCACCCGCACCCCAATCGCATTGACCGCCACCAGCGACGGCCAGCGCCAGATATTCGTCACCGTGCGCCGGCCCTGGGCCACCGCCTCCATCGGCGCATTGCTCGTCCTCCTCACCGTCTGCCTCAATTCCGCCAATCTCATCGATGTCTATGGCAACGTTCTGGTCTGGGCCATGGCAGCGATTCCGGCAGCGGCTCTCGGCGCGTTGATTGCCCTGGCCGGGGTCAATCCGGCACTGAAGCTTTGGTGGCAGATCGTTTTTCTGGTCCTCTCCCAGTTCCTGATCGGCCCCATCATCGCCCTGAACGACACCACCATCGCGCATATCGTGCCGAGCCTCAATACCATCACGCAAGGGTTCACGCAGACCTTCGGCGCGTTCAAATATGTCATCGCGGTCATTCCCCCGCTTGGCAACGCCAACGGCAGCCTGATGGCGCTGTGGACGCTGAATCTCTGGACGGCGTTCCTCGCAGGCGTTTTCGCGGTTTCGGCGAGCAACAAGATCAACCTGATCACCATCTTCCCGTTGGCGCTGAACCTCGCGGTAAGCGCGCTTCTGGGAACCGCTTACGGCACGTTGCGTCCGGTCTGCAGCATCATAGCGATGCTGGCATTGGTCATTTGGTTGGCTTGGCGCTGGCAGTCGCTGGATATCCGCCGACCGGTAAGCATGATCATTATCGTCATCCTTGCCGTCGGTCTCGCCTTCGGCGCGACCCTCATCGTTCCCCAGCACCGTCTGACACTCCGTGACCGCTACAATCCGCCGCTCGACCCGCACCAATACACGAGCCCATTGAGTGATATGCGCTCCTACGTCAAATACCACAAGAAGGAAACGCTGCTTTCGGTTTCGGGACTTCCCGCCGGCACGCCGGTACGTCTGGCAGTGATGGACCGCTTCGACGGCAACGTCTGGAACCTCTCGGATTCCACCGATGCCAGCGATTCCTCGGATTACCGCAAGATCGGCAGCGGCATCGCCAACAGCACGCAAGGCGAGCATTTCAAGGCCACTTTCAAGGTCCACAAAGGCTTCTCCGAGCAATGGCTGCCCTTGGCGGGCGATGCGACGTCCATCGGGATGAATACCCAGGACTTCTATTACAACATGGGCACCCATTCGGCCATCGTGCCGAACACGGCACTGGGCGGGCAGACCTACACCGAATCCGGCGTGATCGCCGACCTGCCGAGCCAGCAGCAGATTGTCCACGCCCACGCTGAACGTATTACACAACCAGAGGCGAGGGACATTCCCGACAGCGCCAGCAAACTCGCCCCGGGTCTGACCGGCAAACAGTCCAGCGACGGCGCCACGGCGCAGACACTGGCCACGGCACTGAAGACCAAAGGCTGGTTCTCCCACGGCCTTGCCGGAGATTACCCGTCGCTTCCCGGCCACGGCAATTTCCGCATCGACTCCATGCTCGGCGGCACCGCGATGGTCGGCGACAGCGAGCAGTACGCTTCGGCGATGGCGATGATGGCCCGCGAGCTGAACCTCCCCTCGCGCGTGGTGCTAGGTTTCATTCCGAAAGACAAAGACGGCAACATCACCAAGTCGCGTACCACGCATGCCAAGAACGGCGTCAGCGAAACGAACTTCACCGGCAACGACATCGAGGCTTGGGTCGAGATCAACTTCAAGGATTACGGCTGGGTTCCCTTCTATCCCACGCCCAAGGAAACGAAGATCCCCAACAAGAACCAGGACCTGACCCCGCCGAACCCGAAGACCCTCGTGCGTCAGCCTCCGGTGCCGTTGGTCGATCCTCTGCACGACCAGAACCAGGCCCGCGATCAGTCCTCGCTTGACGGCGCGGATGCCGGCGATCAGAACGGCAACGCCACATTGATGAGGATTCTCGAAATCACGGAAAAGGTGGCCATCTACGGCAGCCCACTGTGGACCATCCTCATCATCTGCGGACTCATCCTGCTCATCAAAGCGATCCAACTGGCCGTCATGGCCCGTCGCGGCAGTTCGGAGCAACGCATCGCCTCCGGATGGAAGGCCATCGACATGCTCGCCGACCAGAGCGGCATCAAGACCTCCGGCACGCGCCGACATCAGGTCGCCCAGATCGACAAGGCGTTGAAGGAAGCAACACAAGGCACAACCGGTGCATCGACTGCTGCAGCACCTGCAATGTCCCCCGTCGCTCAACAGACGGCAGCGACCACACGCAAGGCCCAAAAAGCCGCCAAGAAAGCAGCCAAGAAAGCAGCCAAAGCCCGAAAAAAGAAGTCCTCCAAAGGGCGCCCGATCGATCTCGATCAGCTGAAGTTGCTTTCCCGCGAGGCCGATTGGGTCGCCTTCTCCGGCAAGAAACCCGAAGAGGAGGCTTGCAAGGATTACTGGAAGCGCGTCAAGGCGATGCGCAAAGCCATCCTGGCCGACCAGCCGCGTATGCGTCGTTTGCGTACCCGGCTTTCGCTCAAAGACGTCTTCCACATGCCGCACCTCAATCTCAAACGATTCAAGAAGGCCGGTTCTTCGAGTGCTGCGGGCGGCTCAGGTCCCGTTAAGCGTTCAGATTCGGCACGGGCTTCAAACGCGAAAGCCCGCAAAGCCGGCAAATCCATCAAAAACGGCAAAAAGAGGCCAGGCAAAACCTCGAACGCAAATGCGACAAAAGGCGCGTCTATACTGACAGATATGCATTCGAAACGCAAATCCACCGCACGGAAAGGTCGCTGA